GAAAAATACGAACACTTCCGTAGAAGGAACTACTTATGAATACCCTGAAATTAATAATTTTCCGGTAGAAAAAGGAGACTTTTTTACGGATAAAGAAGACAAACAAATGCGAAAAGTAGCGGTAATCGGACAAACCGTAGCTACAACTTTATTTGAAAACGAAAATCCTATAGGACAATATATAAAAATTAATAGAATTGCTTTTCAGGTTATTGGTGTAATGAAATCAAAAGGTTCGGGCGGGTGGCGTGATGAAAACGATATAATCTTTATACCAATTACCACGGCTATGAAAAGAGTTCGCAGCTCAACGTCCATATCGCAGATTTATATTCAGGCAAAGTCTCAAGCAATGATACAAGCTGCAATATCCGGTATTACGGAATTACTGCGCACAAGACACAGAATTAAAGCAAATGACGATGACGATTTTTCTATATTTTCACAGGAAGAGATACTTTCTACGGTGAAAGAAACTTCCAAAACATTTACTATGTTATTAGCAGGAATAGCAATTGTCAGTTTGCTCGTAGGCGGTATCGGAATTATGAATATTATGCTTGTCTCGGTTGCCGAAAGAACAAGAGAAATTGGCATCCGTAAAGCAATCGGGGGAAAAAGAAAAGATATATTATCTCAATTCCTTATAGAAGCTTTAATTTTAAGTTTAATGGGAGGTATAATCGGAATTTTATTTGGCAGTATCGTATCAAAAATTGCAAGTAAATTAGCCACCTGGCCTACCGTAATTTCGGCTGATTCCGTGATACTAGCGTTTTCTTTCTCTATCTTTGTCGGTATCTTTTTTGGTATTTACCCCGCGAATAAAGCATCCAGACTAAGACCTATAGAAGCACTCCGATACGAATAAAAGCCCTTCCCATTTCTTAGAAGAAGTTTCCCTTTTTACTCTTAACTATTTTTACTTCATCAAGATTAGTTTCTTTGTTTCTTTGAATGTACCTGTGGTTAGTTTCACAAAGTAAATCCCGTTAACTTTTATATCCGGTGTAAATGTATAATTCCCTTTAGTTAAAGAGCCCGAATAAAGGACTTGTTTGAGCCTGCCGCATAGGTCGTAAATCGTTAATGATACTTTACTTTCTACATTGTTGAGCGAAGCGAAATCCGCCTGAGGCGGATTATTTGGGACAGACAGATAAATCTTATTCCTTAAAACTTCCAATTTTGCATTTACTGATAACTGTCCACTGTTCACTGATGATTCTTCTACCCCCATACAACCGCAATTAGTTGCACCTGTCATATCATCAAGCGCCCAGATTGTGCTATCTCCTGCAGTTCCAACTACCAGTTCTACACATCCATCATTATCTATATCTGCAATTGTTATATCGTGAATATCAAAAGCTAATTGTCTCTCCCACAAAAGCGAGCCATCTTCACCGTTAAGAGAAAATAAAGTATCACTATGATTAGAAGCTAAAATTTCAATTTTATTATCACCGTCAATATCTGCAACTGATACGCCGCGATGAATGTAACTGGGAGCAGAGTAACTCCATTTAGGGATACCGGTTGAACCATTAAGACAATACAGTACGCTGTCAATACCCCCAACAATTACTTCTATACTTCCATCTCTATCTACGTCTGCTATGGCTGGCGAGGAATATATATCATTCCCTGTTACATAATTCCATTTTTGAGTACCGGTTGAGCCATTAAGACAATGAACCTTATTGTCCTCACTGCCGACAACTACTTCTAAGTTTCCATCCCCATCTACGTCTGCTATGGCTGGCGAAGACTCCACATAATATCCTGCCATATAATTCCATTTAGTGGTACCAGTTGAACCATTAAGACAATAAACTCTATAGTCATTACTTCCGATAACTACTTCTAGGGTTCCATCCCCATCTACGTCTGCTATGGCTGGCGCAACCCACAGCATTTGCCCCCCCGTTGTGTGACTCCATTTCAATGTGCCGGTTAAACCATTAATACAATACACTTTATTATCGTAACTTCCAATAAC
Above is a genomic segment from bacterium containing:
- a CDS encoding FG-GAP-like repeat-containing protein, whose protein sequence is MIALIFFFLQQNPTYAVGTWPKYGATLENTHLQLMRGAMFSTPYVKWSYVTEHHVESFGSTVADVDGDGNVEVVVGNVYKKLFCLNGSTGILKWSYTTAGNVDSSPAIADVDGDGNLEVVVGSEKVYCFNGSTGIPKWSYVTGSTVESSPAIADLDGDGNIEVVIGSYDNKVYCINGLTGTLKWSHTTGGQMLWVAPAIADVDGDGTLEVVIGSNDYRVYCLNGSTGTTKWNYMAGYYVESSPAIADVDGDGNLEVVVGSEDNKVHCLNGSTGTQKWNYVTGNDIYSSPAIADVDRDGSIEVIVGGIDSVLYCLNGSTGIPKWSYSAPSYIHRGVSVADIDGDNKIEILASNHSDTLFSLNGEDGSLLWERQLAFDIHDITIADIDNDGCVELVVGTAGDSTIWALDDMTGATNCGCMGVEESSVNSGQLSVNAKLEVLRNKIYLSVPNNPPQADFASLNNVESKVSLTIYDLCGRLKQVLYSGSLTKGNYTFTPDIKVNGIYFVKLTTGTFKETKKLILMK